In Musa acuminata AAA Group cultivar baxijiao chromosome BXJ2-3, Cavendish_Baxijiao_AAA, whole genome shotgun sequence, the following proteins share a genomic window:
- the LOC135586539 gene encoding agamous-like MADS-box protein AGL65 isoform X2 has translation MGRVKLKIKRLENSSSRQVTYSKRKAGILKKAKELSILCDIDLVLLMFAPNGKPTICVGDRSNIEEVVARFAQVSPQERAKRKLESLEALRKTFKKLDHDVNIQEFLGSSTQTVEELTNHLRSLHGQILDVQKRLSYWTDPDKISNIDHIRAMEQSLKESLSHIQAHKENYGKQLISLECSGQFQNDMHLSSGLGCAQGASPLQWLHNNDGQQLMLPQDANLIPQRDVGCSTDTSLQNYPAYFSTGKQTDANEPVQEDSLHEFSPNACLRLQLGGQYPYQSYGQNLLSDRTFKPDAENSLQESTIDYQVNQFETPRSGYDASFQNWASTSGTCGVAIYDEQSYTQQPN, from the exons ATGGGGAGGGTGAAACTGAAGATAAAGAGATTGGAGAATAGCAGCAGTCGGCAGGTCACTTATTCCAAGAGGAAAGCGGGAATACTGAAGAAGGCGAAGGAGCTGTCGATATTGTGTGACATCGATCTTGTCCTTCTCATGTTCGCGCCTAATGGGAAGCCTACAATATGTGTTGGGGACCGCAG CAACATTGAGGAGGTTGTTGCAAGGTTTGCTCAAGTATCTCCACAGGAAAGGGCAAAAAG AAAATTGGAGAGCCTTGAA GCTCTTAGAAAGACATTCAAGAAGCTGGACCATGATGTTAATATCCAAGAGTTCCTGGGTTCAAG TACTCAAACAGTTGAG GAGCTCACTAATCACTTGAGGTCATTGCATGGTCAAATATTAGATGTGCAAAAAAGACTAAG TTATTGGACCGATCCAGATAAGATTAGTAACATAGACCATATTAGGGCTATGGAACAGTCTCTCAAGGAATCTCTTAGCCATATTCAGGCGCATAAG GAAAACTATGGAAAGCAACTTATTTCTTTAGAATGCAGTGGCCAG TTCCAAAATGACATGCATTTGTCCTCGGGATTAGGCTGTGCGCAAGGAGCCTCACCATTGCAATGGCTTCATAACAATGATGGTCAGCAATTGATGCTTCCACAAGATGCTAATTTGATACCTCAGAG agatgttggcTGCTCCACAGACACATCTCTTCAAAATTATCCTGCTTACTTCAGCACAGGAAAACAAACAGATGCAAATGAGCCAGTTCAGGAGGATTCCTTGCATGAGTTTAGCCCAAATGCATGTTTGAGGCTTCAGCTAGGAGGACAATACCCGTACCAGTCTTATGGTCAGAATTTGCTCAGTGATAGAACATTCAAGCCTGATGCTGAAAATAGTTTACAGGAAAGTACAATAGATTATCAGGTGAATCAGTTTGAGACACCCAGGTCTGGATATGATGCTAGCTTCCAGAATTGGGCTTCCACATCTGGGACTTGTGGTGTTGCAATATACGATGAGCAATCATATACCCAA CAACCCAACTAG
- the LOC135586539 gene encoding agamous-like MADS-box protein AGL65 isoform X1, whose protein sequence is MGRVKLKIKRLENSSSRQVTYSKRKAGILKKAKELSILCDIDLVLLMFAPNGKPTICVGDRSLFLSNSNIEEVVARFAQVSPQERAKRKLESLEALRKTFKKLDHDVNIQEFLGSSTQTVEELTNHLRSLHGQILDVQKRLSYWTDPDKISNIDHIRAMEQSLKESLSHIQAHKENYGKQLISLECSGQFQNDMHLSSGLGCAQGASPLQWLHNNDGQQLMLPQDANLIPQRDVGCSTDTSLQNYPAYFSTGKQTDANEPVQEDSLHEFSPNACLRLQLGGQYPYQSYGQNLLSDRTFKPDAENSLQESTIDYQVNQFETPRSGYDASFQNWASTSGTCGVAIYDEQSYTQQPN, encoded by the exons ATGGGGAGGGTGAAACTGAAGATAAAGAGATTGGAGAATAGCAGCAGTCGGCAGGTCACTTATTCCAAGAGGAAAGCGGGAATACTGAAGAAGGCGAAGGAGCTGTCGATATTGTGTGACATCGATCTTGTCCTTCTCATGTTCGCGCCTAATGGGAAGCCTACAATATGTGTTGGGGACCGCAG TTTGTTTTTGTCTAATAGCAACATTGAGGAGGTTGTTGCAAGGTTTGCTCAAGTATCTCCACAGGAAAGGGCAAAAAG AAAATTGGAGAGCCTTGAA GCTCTTAGAAAGACATTCAAGAAGCTGGACCATGATGTTAATATCCAAGAGTTCCTGGGTTCAAG TACTCAAACAGTTGAG GAGCTCACTAATCACTTGAGGTCATTGCATGGTCAAATATTAGATGTGCAAAAAAGACTAAG TTATTGGACCGATCCAGATAAGATTAGTAACATAGACCATATTAGGGCTATGGAACAGTCTCTCAAGGAATCTCTTAGCCATATTCAGGCGCATAAG GAAAACTATGGAAAGCAACTTATTTCTTTAGAATGCAGTGGCCAG TTCCAAAATGACATGCATTTGTCCTCGGGATTAGGCTGTGCGCAAGGAGCCTCACCATTGCAATGGCTTCATAACAATGATGGTCAGCAATTGATGCTTCCACAAGATGCTAATTTGATACCTCAGAG agatgttggcTGCTCCACAGACACATCTCTTCAAAATTATCCTGCTTACTTCAGCACAGGAAAACAAACAGATGCAAATGAGCCAGTTCAGGAGGATTCCTTGCATGAGTTTAGCCCAAATGCATGTTTGAGGCTTCAGCTAGGAGGACAATACCCGTACCAGTCTTATGGTCAGAATTTGCTCAGTGATAGAACATTCAAGCCTGATGCTGAAAATAGTTTACAGGAAAGTACAATAGATTATCAGGTGAATCAGTTTGAGACACCCAGGTCTGGATATGATGCTAGCTTCCAGAATTGGGCTTCCACATCTGGGACTTGTGGTGTTGCAATATACGATGAGCAATCATATACCCAA CAACCCAACTAG
- the LOC135608165 gene encoding protein DEHYDRATION-INDUCED 19 homolog 2-like, with protein sequence MEMDSWDRLSSASKRHESILRSRYDMYLGLEDTDGGEDDSRAEFPCPFCFEDFDLVGLCCHLDDEHPVEVKTEIVCPICAARVAMDIVGHITVQHGNFFKMQHERRLSKGSSRSHSTLSFLRKELQDANLRFSCGGSSDTLASSNAAPDPLLSSFIFSLPEVEPSKDVQAVISDEESTVDEISDDKVENSAEPTLSYQDEERARRSEFVRELVLSTIIDDNL encoded by the exons ATGGAGATGGACTCATGGGATCGGTTGTCCTCCGCCTCGAAGCGCCACGAGTCGATTCTTCGATCCCGATACG ATATGTACCTTGGATTGGAGGACACCGACGGAGGAGAAGATGACTCTCGAGCGGAGTTTCCGTGCCCGTTTTGCTTCGAGGACTTCGATCTGGTGGGATTGTGCTGTCATCTTGATGATGAGCACCCAGTGGAAGTGAAGACTGAGATA GTATGCCCTATATGTGCGGCCAGAGTTGCAATGGACATAGTTGGCCACATAACAGTGCAGCATGGAAATTTCTTTAAG ATGCAGCATGAAAGGAGACTTTCCAAAGGTTCATCAAGATCTCATTCGACACTTTCGTTCCTGAGAAAGGAATTGCAGGATGCCAATCTTCGATTTTCCTGTGGAGGCTCATCAGACACGCTTGCATCCTCCAATGCTGCACCTGATCCTTTACTGTCATCGTTCATTTTCAGTTTGCCTGAAGTGGAACCTTCAAAAGATGTACAAGCTGTAATCTCTGATGAAGAAAGCACAGTGGATGAAATTTCAGATGATAAGGTGGAAAATAG TGCCGAACCAACTCTATCTTACCAAGATGAGGAGAGAGCTCGGAGGAGCGAGTTTGTGCGGGAGCTTGTGCTGTCCACGATAATTGACGACAACTTGTAG
- the LOC135608166 gene encoding calmodulin-binding protein 60 A-like isoform X1, giving the protein MATKKRPLLAPGEEEREGGEGSRTIKRWRPLILEVMGEQHMKRFLTRLESVVRRAVQDEIRKSLVNWSLPVPSKRYCHLLSSDAELYQLQFQNGLPEKLYTLKPIMTKDQNLVQISIIDTTAGKRVTSGRWSSVMVEVLALHGDFYCDGQKRWTKDEFNNHIVVAREGKGPLLMGKLVIQLTNGVGYLDNVSFSDNSIWTRSQKFRLAVRLYKAEGAQEGISEPLRVKDRRGQLNEKRHPPSLTDEVWYLEKIRKDGPFHKRLVNAGIHCVKQFLQALSMDHDNLRKLLGNGESSKKGIAKRTWEAIVANARECPPGKELYSYNVVGQSVALIFNSVYELLGAKLDGHYHTISNFSAPQKALVEIWKGLAFEDTKNFNSDHMMVDNIPVPLSQEYDHLVTVSSSLGSRVPHLSDDAFGQVGLLNEPFAPYGEITNHLPQLEDTFSKYGVHPLKKSTWSQETENSCPVSTEIINLLVNHSTMCPPTPNGIQIPESSIQMENDELVTQVGIEQFFHDTSAKQSMQSFQAPGSFQATMFNSSDNVDEHTFQNEPCTSRLVERSLREDEIDKFIMETWQPDITMTLVATSIRKWVKLIAVAQVWNLYQQVSRCRKSWNCASENTEWSMYLNQSGDS; this is encoded by the exons atgGCGACCAAGAAGCGGCCTCTGCTTGCCCCGGGGGAGGAGGAGCGGGAGGGCGGGGAGGGATCTCGGACAATAAAGCGATGGCGGCCCCTAATCCT AGAGGTCATGGGCGAGCAGCACATGAAGCGTTTCTTGACGAGACTGGAGTCGGTTGTTCGCAGAGCG GTGCAAGATGAAATAAGGAAGTCGCTTGTTAATTGGTCACTTCCAGTTCCCAG TAAAAGATATTGTCATTTGCTCAGTTCGGATGCTGAGTTATACCAGCTGCAATTCCAGAATGGCTTGCCTGAGAAGCTTTACACATTAAAGCCAATAATGACAAAGGACCAAAATCTTGTCCAGATATCAATAATTGATACTACCGCAGGAAAAAGGGTCACTTCTGGTCGCTGGTCTTCAGTGATGGTTGAGGTTCTTGCTCTCCATGGTGATTTTTATTGTGATGGACAAAAAAGATGGACTAAAGATGAATTCAACAATCATATTGTTGTTGCAAGAGAGGGTAAAGGACCACTGCTTATGGGAAAACTGGTTATTCAGCTGACCAATGGTGTTGGTTATCTTGATAATGTCTCTTTTAGTGATAACTCCATTTGGACTAGAAGTCAGAAATTTAGGCTAGCTGTGAGACTTTATAAAGCTGAAGGCGCTCAAGAAGGAATAAGTGAACCTCTCCGGGTAAAGGATCGTCGTGGACAGT TGAACGAGAAGCGTCATCCTCCATCATTGACTGATGAAGTTTGGTACCTGGAGAAAATACGGAAAGATGGtccttttcacaaaagacttgtgaATGCTGGAATACATTGTGTGAAACAATTTTTACAAGCCCTTTCTATGGATCATGATAATCTGCGCAAA TTACTTGGCAATGGAGAGTCAAGCAAGAAAGGAATTGCAAAAAGGACATGGGAAGCAATTGTTGCAAATGCTAGGGAATGTCCACCAGGCAAAGAGCTTTATTCTTATAATGTTGTTGGACAGAGTGTCGCTCTCATTTTCAACTCGGTGTATGAGCTTCTTGGGGCAAAACTGGATGGCCATTATCACACTATCAGTAACTTCAGTGCACCTCAGAAG GCTTTAGTAGAGATCTGGAAAGGACTTGCTtttgaagatacgaaaaacttTAACTCGGATCACATGATGGTTGACAACATTCCTGTTCCCCTCTCTCAAGAATATGATCACTTAGTTACAGTATCAAGCTCACTTGGCTCACGTGTTCCACATCTTTCAG atgatgcatttggacaagtggGTTTACTTAATGAACCTTTTGCACCATATGGTGAGATTACAAATCATTTACCTCAACTGGAAGATACTTTTTCTAAATATGGTGTTCATCCTTTAAAGAAATCTACATGGTCTCAGGAAACAGAAAATTCCTGT CCTGTTTCAACTGAGATCATCAATTTGCTAGTTAACCACTCCACCATGTGCCCACCAACACCAAATGGTATACAGATTCCAGAGTCAAGCATACAGATGGAAAATG ATGAACTAGTCACTCAAGTGGGCATCGAGCAGTTTTTTCATGATACTTCTGCTAAGCAGAGCATGCAATCATTTCAAGCCCCTGGTTCCTTCCAAGCTACCATGTTCAACTCAAGTGATAATGTCGATGAGCATACATTTCAGAATGAACCATGTACCAGTAGATTGGTGGAAAGAAGCCTGAGAGAGGATGAGATCGACAAATTTATTATGGAAACTTGGCAGCCTGATATAACTATGACACTTGTTGCAACATCGATTCGCAAGTGGGTTAAGCTGATTGCCGTGGCTCAAGTGTGGAATCTCTATCAGCAGGTTTCTCGCTGCCGAAAGAGCTGGAATTGTGCATCTGAGAATACTGAATGGTCAATGTATCTGAATCAGAGTGGTGACAGCTGA
- the LOC135608166 gene encoding calmodulin-binding protein 60 A-like isoform X2, protein MATKKRPLLAPGEEEREGGEGSRTIKRWRPLILEVMGEQHMKRFLTRLESVVRRAVQDEIRKSLVNWSLPVPSSDAELYQLQFQNGLPEKLYTLKPIMTKDQNLVQISIIDTTAGKRVTSGRWSSVMVEVLALHGDFYCDGQKRWTKDEFNNHIVVAREGKGPLLMGKLVIQLTNGVGYLDNVSFSDNSIWTRSQKFRLAVRLYKAEGAQEGISEPLRVKDRRGQLNEKRHPPSLTDEVWYLEKIRKDGPFHKRLVNAGIHCVKQFLQALSMDHDNLRKLLGNGESSKKGIAKRTWEAIVANARECPPGKELYSYNVVGQSVALIFNSVYELLGAKLDGHYHTISNFSAPQKALVEIWKGLAFEDTKNFNSDHMMVDNIPVPLSQEYDHLVTVSSSLGSRVPHLSDDAFGQVGLLNEPFAPYGEITNHLPQLEDTFSKYGVHPLKKSTWSQETENSCPVSTEIINLLVNHSTMCPPTPNGIQIPESSIQMENDELVTQVGIEQFFHDTSAKQSMQSFQAPGSFQATMFNSSDNVDEHTFQNEPCTSRLVERSLREDEIDKFIMETWQPDITMTLVATSIRKWVKLIAVAQVWNLYQQVSRCRKSWNCASENTEWSMYLNQSGDS, encoded by the exons atgGCGACCAAGAAGCGGCCTCTGCTTGCCCCGGGGGAGGAGGAGCGGGAGGGCGGGGAGGGATCTCGGACAATAAAGCGATGGCGGCCCCTAATCCT AGAGGTCATGGGCGAGCAGCACATGAAGCGTTTCTTGACGAGACTGGAGTCGGTTGTTCGCAGAGCG GTGCAAGATGAAATAAGGAAGTCGCTTGTTAATTGGTCACTTCCAGTTCCCAG TTCGGATGCTGAGTTATACCAGCTGCAATTCCAGAATGGCTTGCCTGAGAAGCTTTACACATTAAAGCCAATAATGACAAAGGACCAAAATCTTGTCCAGATATCAATAATTGATACTACCGCAGGAAAAAGGGTCACTTCTGGTCGCTGGTCTTCAGTGATGGTTGAGGTTCTTGCTCTCCATGGTGATTTTTATTGTGATGGACAAAAAAGATGGACTAAAGATGAATTCAACAATCATATTGTTGTTGCAAGAGAGGGTAAAGGACCACTGCTTATGGGAAAACTGGTTATTCAGCTGACCAATGGTGTTGGTTATCTTGATAATGTCTCTTTTAGTGATAACTCCATTTGGACTAGAAGTCAGAAATTTAGGCTAGCTGTGAGACTTTATAAAGCTGAAGGCGCTCAAGAAGGAATAAGTGAACCTCTCCGGGTAAAGGATCGTCGTGGACAGT TGAACGAGAAGCGTCATCCTCCATCATTGACTGATGAAGTTTGGTACCTGGAGAAAATACGGAAAGATGGtccttttcacaaaagacttgtgaATGCTGGAATACATTGTGTGAAACAATTTTTACAAGCCCTTTCTATGGATCATGATAATCTGCGCAAA TTACTTGGCAATGGAGAGTCAAGCAAGAAAGGAATTGCAAAAAGGACATGGGAAGCAATTGTTGCAAATGCTAGGGAATGTCCACCAGGCAAAGAGCTTTATTCTTATAATGTTGTTGGACAGAGTGTCGCTCTCATTTTCAACTCGGTGTATGAGCTTCTTGGGGCAAAACTGGATGGCCATTATCACACTATCAGTAACTTCAGTGCACCTCAGAAG GCTTTAGTAGAGATCTGGAAAGGACTTGCTtttgaagatacgaaaaacttTAACTCGGATCACATGATGGTTGACAACATTCCTGTTCCCCTCTCTCAAGAATATGATCACTTAGTTACAGTATCAAGCTCACTTGGCTCACGTGTTCCACATCTTTCAG atgatgcatttggacaagtggGTTTACTTAATGAACCTTTTGCACCATATGGTGAGATTACAAATCATTTACCTCAACTGGAAGATACTTTTTCTAAATATGGTGTTCATCCTTTAAAGAAATCTACATGGTCTCAGGAAACAGAAAATTCCTGT CCTGTTTCAACTGAGATCATCAATTTGCTAGTTAACCACTCCACCATGTGCCCACCAACACCAAATGGTATACAGATTCCAGAGTCAAGCATACAGATGGAAAATG ATGAACTAGTCACTCAAGTGGGCATCGAGCAGTTTTTTCATGATACTTCTGCTAAGCAGAGCATGCAATCATTTCAAGCCCCTGGTTCCTTCCAAGCTACCATGTTCAACTCAAGTGATAATGTCGATGAGCATACATTTCAGAATGAACCATGTACCAGTAGATTGGTGGAAAGAAGCCTGAGAGAGGATGAGATCGACAAATTTATTATGGAAACTTGGCAGCCTGATATAACTATGACACTTGTTGCAACATCGATTCGCAAGTGGGTTAAGCTGATTGCCGTGGCTCAAGTGTGGAATCTCTATCAGCAGGTTTCTCGCTGCCGAAAGAGCTGGAATTGTGCATCTGAGAATACTGAATGGTCAATGTATCTGAATCAGAGTGGTGACAGCTGA
- the LOC135608167 gene encoding uncharacterized protein LOC135608167 — protein MSTSSPYDEEHTGTNDGGMEFPAIGDGHFVFEDKNLVFHEDDQVQQELEVQLGEDGQSNVSATVLWKHVVKGKKCGNAHGGSHVFKCKYCHKIYHGTYTRVYAHLMGHKKGESKGIGYCSVVKADKNLQMQIKREVEQVESTPNVVPLKKSKLNACSVATSQGPSLALSYVSPFEQDYSTQDRDDVDSKVVRCLCANGIPFNVLRSPYWEEMVLAISKELGYKSPSYEKANTIFLENERNKIDRELDDFKQKWPLYGISIVSNGWSDIKNQPLINILASNQFGSMFLHALDFVVVEKSQKRISDYMVETIEKVGPCNVVQLITDNSIDCRAASEEVAKVYPYIFWNPCMVHTLYLILKDIINALPWLKQTYKTAKSIVKYILYHSQAVDIFQSFSKLELLKVTAITYASHYITLYLLLDIRESLTAAVLSDRWEFWATFPNIDEKIKLHGNDVKEAVMSENFWVAVQLALSIIRPIYKMIKFTDQDGPIIGEVCDRMDNMLGEIRENLRGREDMYMILEEKVFIRWNKRNVPLQCLAYALTPKYYDEEYLQIPAPGGRKRCPPDQDDEIFDSAVAAICKMHPNVDHQDIVRVQFLSFVEKKGKFSSPVAKRDARNPKINVLQWWKFHGGDTKELRDVAFKVLSQSISSLSVDRPWSTYSYIRGAKRHELNSHRADDLAYVHSNLRLLSRFSSSYKYGPHRKWDVNPELPLVDESALQWEDLCFMGLDDDDALLKQASHSSIPIQELLRIIEDVPSSNNQNGEQSQITSSVRTGGVRGGQAGITSRIDPKGKTKKFL, from the exons ATGTCTACTAGCTCTCCTTATGATGAAGAGCATACGGGCACCAATGATGGTGGAATGGAGTTCCCAGCCATTGGGGATGGACACTTTGTCTTCGAGGATAAAAATTTGGTTTTTCATGAAGATGATCAAGTTCAACAGGAACTTGAGGTACAGTTGGGTGAGGATGGTCAATCTAATGTTAGTGCGACTGTGTTATGGAAACATGTTGTCAAGGGAAAAAAATGTGGAAATGCTCATGGTGGTTCTCATGTTTTTAAGTGTAAATACTGCCACAAAATATATCATGGAACCTACACACGTGTTTATGCACATTTGATGGGCcataaaaaaggagaaagcaAGGGAATTGGATATTGTTCTGTTGTAAAAGCAGACAAAAATCTACAAATGCAGATAAAGAGAGAAGTTGAGCAAGTTGAGAGTACACCAAACGTTGTTCCTCTGAAGAAGTCAAAGCTCAATGCATGTTCAGTGGCAACTTCACAAGGGCCTTCTTTAGCCTTATCCTATGTAAGTCCTTTTGAGCAGGATTACTCAACACAGGACAGAGATGATGTTGATTCTAAGGTAGTACGCTGTTTGTGTGCTAATGGCATCCCTTTCAATGTTCTGCGATCACCATATTGGGAAGAAATGGTATTGGCAATTAGTAAAGAATTGGGATATAAAAGCCCATCATATGAGAAAGCAAATACTATCTTTTTAGAAAATGAACGAAATAAGATTGACAGAGAATTGGATGACTTCAAGCAGAAGTGGCCCCTTTATGGGATTTCAATTGTTTCAAATGGTTGGAGTGacatcaaaaatcaacctttgatAAACATACTggcttcaaaccagtttggatccATGTTTTTACATGCCCTTGACTTTGTAGTAGTTGAGAAGTCTCAGAAAAGAATTTCTGATTATATGGTAGAAACAATTGAAAAGGTGGGACCATGTAATGTTGTTCAGTTGATCACAGACAATTCTATTGATTGTAGAGCTGCAAGCGAAGAAGTGGCAAAAGTGTATCCTTACATATTTTGGAATCCTTGCATGGTTCACACTTTATATTTGATACTGAAGGATATTATAAATGCTCTTCCTTGGCTTAAGCAGACATATAAAACTGCAAAAAGTATAGTCAAATATATCTTATATCATTCCCAAGCTGTAGATATTTTCCAAAGCTTTTCAAAATTAGAGTTGCTAAAAGTTACAGCCATAACATATGCTTCACACTATATCACTCTTTATCTTCTACTTGACATAAGAGAATCTCTGACAGCTGCTGTCTTGTCAGATCGATGGGAATTCTGGGCTACCTTTCCAAATATAGATGAGAAAATAAAACTTCATGGGAATGATGTGAAGGAAGCAGTCATGTCTGAGAACTTTTGGGTAGCAGTACAGTTGGCCTTATCTATAATCAGACCAATATACAAAATGATCAAATTTACTGATCAAGATGGTCCCATTATTGGTGAAGTATGTGATAGAATGGATAATATGTTGGGAGAAATTAGAGAAAATCTGAGAGGACGAGAGGATATGTATATGATTTTGGAAGAGAAGGTTTTCATTAGATGGAACAAGAGAAATGTTCCATTACAATGCTTGGCCTATGCTCTCACCCCAAAGTATTACGATGAAGAGTACCTTCAAATTCCTGCACCAGGAGGTAGGAAGAGATGCCCTCCAG ATCAAGATGACGAGATATTTGATAGTGCTGTTGCTGCAATATGTAAAATGCACCCAAATGTTGATCATCAAGACATTGTTCGTGTGCAATTCCTGtcctttgtcgaaaagaaggggaaGTTCTCCTCTCCAGTAGCCAAGAGAGATGCCAGAAATCCCAAAATCAATGTTTTGCAGTGGTGGAAGTTTCATGGAGGTGATACAAAAGAGCTAAGAGATGTGGCCTTTAAAGTTCTTTCACAATCAATCAGCTCTTTGTCTGTTGACAGACCATGGAGTACTTATAGCTACATCCGTGGTGCAAAAAGACATGAACTTAATTCACATCGTGCTGACGATCTGGCATATGTACATTCTAACTTGAGATTGTTGTCCAG GTTTAGTTCAAGTTATAAATATGGCCCTCACAGGAAATGGGATGTAAACCCTGAACTTCCTCTAGTGGATGAATCTGCTTTACAATGGGAGGATTTATGCTTCATGGGTCTTGATGACGATGATGCATTGTTGAAACAAGCTTCTCACTCTAGTATTCCAATACAAGAGCTTTTGAGGATCATCGAGGATGTTCCTTCCAGCAACAATCAAAATGGTGAACAAAGTCAAATAACCAGTTCTGTTCGTACAGGTGGAGTGAGAGGAGGCCAAGCTGGCATTACCAGTAGGATTGATCCAAAGGGGAAAACAAAAAAATTCTTGTGA